From a region of the Candidatus Bathyarchaeota archaeon genome:
- a CDS encoding NAD(P)/FAD-dependent oxidoreductase: MRSYDVCIVGAGPSGLSTAIASSRLGVETAVFEEHREVGTSSAECGGLVSLRCLELLKLRVDGDYVVNRVYKAVIHSPADTSLTTSLGPRGALILDRRSFEENLASKALHAGADLYTGVRVRRIRVGRSYVELDVDGECYRCRAVVDAGGALSRFTLENLGFNLRLKRLIPAAQAEVEVEYEDDSSVHVFLGRKVAPGFFGWLIPLGSGRARVGVACEDGNPKRFLRKLLSRVGASRVYEEATRFILTGGPLPRTFGHRFLSVGDAAGQSKPTTGGGIFTGMLCGLIAGLTLAKATRRNSYSTHILSMYEKSWRNVLGRELKFQLLYRRLFRRLRDEALNTIVSTLSDRRVEGLRDFDYHSKTVNRLVLELGLRCIKPSVLQSLLKSLILGL, encoded by the coding sequence TTGCGCAGCTACGACGTATGCATCGTAGGCGCCGGGCCATCTGGATTATCGACGGCTATAGCATCCTCTAGGCTAGGCGTCGAAACCGCGGTGTTCGAGGAGCATAGAGAAGTCGGAACATCCAGTGCCGAATGCGGTGGACTTGTAAGCCTCAGATGTCTCGAGCTTCTGAAGCTCCGTGTCGACGGAGATTACGTGGTAAATAGGGTTTACAAGGCGGTCATCCATTCACCCGCCGATACATCTTTAACCACGTCCCTAGGACCTCGGGGTGCTCTGATACTCGACAGGAGGAGTTTCGAGGAAAACCTAGCATCCAAGGCGCTACATGCCGGAGCAGACCTGTACACGGGTGTTAGAGTTAGGAGAATACGTGTAGGTAGGAGCTACGTCGAGCTCGACGTAGACGGAGAGTGCTATAGATGTAGGGCCGTCGTAGACGCTGGCGGTGCGTTGAGCAGGTTTACCCTAGAAAACCTGGGTTTCAACCTGAGACTTAAGAGGCTTATCCCGGCGGCTCAGGCAGAGGTCGAAGTCGAATACGAAGACGATAGCTCGGTTCACGTCTTCTTGGGACGGAAGGTCGCTCCCGGTTTCTTCGGATGGCTTATTCCTCTGGGCTCCGGTAGGGCTAGGGTGGGAGTGGCATGTGAAGACGGAAATCCAAAGAGGTTTTTGAGGAAGCTTCTAAGTAGGGTCGGTGCGTCTAGAGTCTATGAGGAGGCTACGAGGTTCATACTGACCGGGGGACCCTTGCCAAGGACGTTTGGACACCGTTTTCTCTCAGTCGGAGATGCGGCTGGGCAGTCTAAACCGACGACCGGGGGAGGGATATTCACGGGTATGTTATGCGGTCTCATAGCGGGTTTAACTCTTGCGAAGGCTACAAGGAGAAATTCCTACTCGACGCATATCCTCAGCATGTATGAGAAGTCTTGGAGAAACGTTTTGGGAAGAGAGCTTAAGTTTCAGCTTCTCTACCGGAGACTATTTAGGAGGCTTAGAGATGAAGCGTTAAACACTATAGTGTCTACGTTATCCGATCGGCGTGTAGAGGGTTTGAGAGACTTCGACTATCATTCAAAGACCGTGAATAGACTCGTGCTAGAATTGGGTTTGCGCTGTATTAAACCATCCGTCCTTCAGAGCCTCTTGAAGAGCCTGATACTAGGTTTATAA